In the genome of Quercus robur chromosome 3, dhQueRobu3.1, whole genome shotgun sequence, one region contains:
- the LOC126718972 gene encoding 50S ribosomal protein L19-1, chloroplastic-like isoform X1, whose product MQSLRGSIRLVRRHCSNNVDLKSNGSHFATATAKFHGSSIGFSNPRFLGSLSKFTRIGTQAAMATLSNNGIPSVSVSSRSSRPGLLHWAAVLPPFTSRCITTVENTVESVSQDSSASIPEVTPRIKFKRLDKTAKHIMQILDKEAVEEVRENREIPDIKPGYIVQLKVVVPENKRRVSVLKGIVIARRNAGLNTTFRLRRLVAGVGVESLFPLYSPNIKEIKVLDKKKVRRAKLYYLRDKMNALKKQ is encoded by the exons aTGCAATCTCTACGTGGGAGCATCCGATTGGTCCGGAGGCATTGCTCAAACAACGTTGATTTGAAATCAAACGGTTCTCACTTTGCCACTGCCACTGCCAAATTTCATGGCAGCTCAATTGGGTTTTCAAATCCTCGCTTTTTAGGGTCCCTCTCCAAATTT ACAAGAATTGGCACCCAAGCAGCTATGGCAACACTATCTAATAATGGCATACCTTCAGTATCAGTGTCAAGCAGAAGTTCTAGGCCAGGTTTGTTACATTGGGCAGCTGTGCTACCTCCTTTCACTAGCAGATGCATTACAACAGTTGAAAATACTGTTGAATCAGTTTCACAGGATTCTTCTGCATCTATCCCTGAAGTAACACCTAGGATCAAATTTAAGAGGCTCGATAAAACTGCCAAGCACATAATGCAG ATTTTAGATAAGGAAGCTGTAGAGGAAGTCAGGGAGAACCGAGAAATACCTGATATAAAACCTGGTTATATTGTGCAACTCAAAGTG GTAGTACCTGAGAACAAGCGACGTGTTTCGGTTCTGAAAGGCATTGTTATAGCAAGGCGTAATGCTGGTTTAAATACTACATTCAGATTAAGGAGGCTAGTGGCTGGGGTTGGAGTTGAATCTCTCTTCCCGCT ATATTCACCTAACATAAAGGAGATAAAGGTGCTGGACAAGAAGAAAGTGAGAAGGGCCAAGCTTTACTATCTCAGGGACAAAATGAATGCACTTAAGAAGCAATAG
- the LOC126718972 gene encoding uncharacterized protein LOC126718972 isoform X2 translates to MATLSNNGIPSVSVSSRSSRPGLLHWAAVLPPFTSRCITTVENTVESVSQDSSASIPEVTPRIKFKRLDKTAKHIMQILDKEAVEEVRENREIPDIKPGYIVQLKVVVPENKRRVSVLKGIVIARRNAGLNTTFRLRRLVAGVGVESLFPLYSPNIKEIKVLDKKKVRRAKLYYLRDKMNALKKQ, encoded by the exons ATGGCAACACTATCTAATAATGGCATACCTTCAGTATCAGTGTCAAGCAGAAGTTCTAGGCCAGGTTTGTTACATTGGGCAGCTGTGCTACCTCCTTTCACTAGCAGATGCATTACAACAGTTGAAAATACTGTTGAATCAGTTTCACAGGATTCTTCTGCATCTATCCCTGAAGTAACACCTAGGATCAAATTTAAGAGGCTCGATAAAACTGCCAAGCACATAATGCAG ATTTTAGATAAGGAAGCTGTAGAGGAAGTCAGGGAGAACCGAGAAATACCTGATATAAAACCTGGTTATATTGTGCAACTCAAAGTG GTAGTACCTGAGAACAAGCGACGTGTTTCGGTTCTGAAAGGCATTGTTATAGCAAGGCGTAATGCTGGTTTAAATACTACATTCAGATTAAGGAGGCTAGTGGCTGGGGTTGGAGTTGAATCTCTCTTCCCGCT ATATTCACCTAACATAAAGGAGATAAAGGTGCTGGACAAGAAGAAAGTGAGAAGGGCCAAGCTTTACTATCTCAGGGACAAAATGAATGCACTTAAGAAGCAATAG